Genomic segment of Edaphobacter bradus:
CCTCTCCCGAAGGCAATGTCCGCAACATCAAACTCGACGTCATCCCGTCCAGTCTCGTGGATCGCATCGAGGTAAATAAGACGCTGTCAGCGAACCAGGATGGCGATGCCATCGGCGGTTCGGTGAATCTGGTGACCAAGTCTGCGGGTGACCGGCCCACGTTTACGATCGGAGCACAGGGCGGCTATACGCCGATCCAGGATGGTCGCTGGCTCAATTCCTTCGACGCGACGTACGGAAGGAGGTATGGCGCGAAGAAGAAGTTTGGATTCCTGCTGGGCACGACCTATGACTTCAATGGACGCGGCATCGACGACCTGGAGCCTTTGCCGGTAGCGGGTACGGATGATAACGGAAACAATGTAGCTTATTTCGCGACAGCGGACCTTCGCACTTACAAGTACTACCGCACTCGTTACGGCTTTGCCGGCGGCATGGACTACAACTTCAACGACAAGGTGAACGCCTATGTGAAGGGGTTGTACTCGGACTTCCATGACTACGGAGACACATGGGTTTATTCTCCGACGGGAAGCAGCTTTACCGACGCCACTGGCGCGACCATTAACATGGTCCACTCCGTTAGCGGCTCCAAAGCGAACTTTTACACTTCAGCGGAATGCGACGCCTACAACGCCGCGAACCCCTCTCTGCCACAATGCTCTGCCGGCAATATGGCGTTCCGGCACTATATCCGGCGGCCGGACCAGCAGATCTTCAGCGTGCTGACGGGACTCCATCAGGAGATCGGAGGAGCAACACTGATCACCTATGAATTCGCAGGCTCACGATCGCACAATATCGGAGGGCAGGATTTTCCGACGACCAACTTCAACGGTCCGAACGTGGACTTCCAGGGCGACTTCAGCAATCCACGCCGGCCACAGTTCAATGCGCCCAACGGGATGTCGTTGGCAGGAACGTCCATCTACGATCCAACGCAGTACACCGTCGGCAAGACCCTTATTCCCCACTACCACAGCACACAACTCAACTTCCAAGGCGCGCTTTCGGCTGCGCGTAGCTACAACGTTGCATCGCACTACGGCACGCTGGAGTTAGGCATCAAGATACGGAACGCGCACAAGACGCAGTTCCAGAACGATCAGATCTACAAATCGCCGTCCCCTATTCCGCTGAGCAACTTGCTGAGCGTACAGACAGCACCGAACTATTACGACAACTCCTATAAGTTCGGACATCTCACGGACTACAACAAGATCGTCAGGCAACTAAACCAGACGCCCGGAGCGTTGGGGCCGGTGGACGTGGACGCTAGCCGTATCCAGTCAGATCCTGCCGTCTACGCAGCGAACGAACGCGTGTACGCAGGTTATGCGATGAACACCATTGGAATCGGCAGGTTCAGGTTCCAGGCCGGACTCCGCATCGAAGCCACGGACACTACCTACAATGCGAACCAGGTACTGCTGAACAATGGGGCGTATGATTCCACGGTTCCGATCACTGGAAGTTCGGGCTACATCAACATCCTGCCAAGTGTCCAGATGCAGTACCGGGTTGACAACAACACCACACTGCGTGCGACGTACGGGCGAGGCATCTCGCGGCCCAACTTTTCCGACATTGTGCCGTCGCAGCAGGTTGACCCGAATACGACCCCTCCCAGCCTGGTACGAGGCAATCCGGGGTTGCAGCCGACCAGCGCGAACAACTACGACGTCCTGGTGGAGCATTTCTCGAAGTCTCTCGGACAGGTGCAGGCGGGGTTCTTCTACAAGGACCTTTCCAACCCGATTTACCCCACTGCCTTCGTGATCAGTGATCCCACCTCCCCGTTCAATGGTTACCGCGTAAACCAGGCGATCAACGGCCCGAACGGCCATATTCTTGGCTTCGAGGCGG
This window contains:
- a CDS encoding TonB-dependent receptor, encoding MLFILSLLCITGASGQTGKGAVAGTITDTSQAVLPGALVELLPLGKKVVSDTQGQFKITDVAPGEYTLSVSYIGFRSLTTAVTVSSGQVTKVDSALKVGSQTDEVLVSGERLHGQAEAINIQRTAENIVQVLPAQVITSLPNTNIADAVGRLPSVTLERDEGEGKYVQIRGTEPRLSNTTIDGVNVPSPEGNVRNIKLDVIPSSLVDRIEVNKTLSANQDGDAIGGSVNLVTKSAGDRPTFTIGAQGGYTPIQDGRWLNSFDATYGRRYGAKKKFGFLLGTTYDFNGRGIDDLEPLPVAGTDDNGNNVAYFATADLRTYKYYRTRYGFAGGMDYNFNDKVNAYVKGLYSDFHDYGDTWVYSPTGSSFTDATGATINMVHSVSGSKANFYTSAECDAYNAANPSLPQCSAGNMAFRHYIRRPDQQIFSVLTGLHQEIGGATLITYEFAGSRSHNIGGQDFPTTNFNGPNVDFQGDFSNPRRPQFNAPNGMSLAGTSIYDPTQYTVGKTLIPHYHSTQLNFQGALSAARSYNVASHYGTLELGIKIRNAHKTQFQNDQIYKSPSPIPLSNLLSVQTAPNYYDNSYKFGHLTDYNKIVRQLNQTPGALGPVDVDASRIQSDPAVYAANERVYAGYAMNTIGIGRFRFQAGLRIEATDTTYNANQVLLNNGAYDSTVPITGSSGYINILPSVQMQYRVDNNTTLRATYGRGISRPNFSDIVPSQQVDPNTTPPSLVRGNPGLQPTSANNYDVLVEHFSKSLGQVQAGFFYKDLSNPIYPTAFVISDPTSPFNGYRVNQAINGPNGHILGFEAAVEQRLSRLPGLFNGLGVSANYSYTSSQVNFPTGFGGGRPDHPSLQRQAPNTYNVGMTYDKARFSGRFGLSHNDANIYAYNYSGDATAIKDPVIGLKGPGGDVYLYAHTQYDVQGSYRLVKALQLVVSGLNLSNEVFGFYQGSKQYPIQREYYHPSVIFGLRWNSSAE